In Sphingobacterium sp. PCS056, the following proteins share a genomic window:
- a CDS encoding OmpP1/FadL family transporter, whose product MTIKKILFGSVLAIGMVGTAKAQYTEDALLFSQGDNGGTARFKAMGGASTALGGDISSITGNPAGLGFYNQSDASATLRYQYNKNKVNYFGRKSDSKTDNFNIDNGGVVFHLPTVRYGGDLTKGWLNFNVGIAYNRTNLFDNKLDYSGINTDNSITHAYADRMIDTDGSAWSNDFYRSFMFEEAYDKQGKFYFPLAEDKNSEQLNSVWSKGGKSETALSFGSNYSNKFYIGATFSLTDFRYEKSAVFTEYGMTKTAAGISALNPNSDYLKPDKEESKFVDVDYELFDHYGQVTQGSGFDFKLGMIYKPTPSLSLGFTAKTPTFLSITDESTAYTDINYFRPNEETSFSTFKSDYYDSSYDYNLQTPYKLSAGVTQYLGAGLLTAEVEFVDYASMRWRDVNSNRITEKRMNDNIKETYQAAFNVRLGGEVLFDQTFSGRAGFNFNGNPYKNADYKTYGISAGVGAKLGGGVYLDLTGVYNANNYKESPYKITYEGDWNTVSPRADIKNSRTNVMLTIGSKF is encoded by the coding sequence ATGACTATTAAAAAAATACTTTTTGGAAGTGTACTAGCTATAGGTATGGTTGGCACTGCAAAAGCCCAGTATACGGAAGACGCTCTTTTATTTTCTCAAGGAGATAATGGAGGAACAGCTCGTTTCAAGGCTATGGGTGGTGCATCAACAGCATTAGGTGGTGATATCAGTTCAATTACCGGCAACCCCGCTGGATTGGGTTTCTATAATCAATCTGATGCTTCGGCAACACTACGTTACCAATATAATAAAAACAAGGTAAACTACTTTGGTCGTAAAAGTGATAGTAAAACAGATAACTTCAATATAGATAATGGTGGTGTTGTATTTCACCTACCGACTGTCCGTTATGGTGGAGATCTAACAAAGGGTTGGTTAAACTTTAATGTTGGTATCGCCTACAACCGTACGAATCTTTTTGACAACAAATTAGATTACAGTGGAATAAACACCGATAATTCTATCACGCACGCCTATGCTGATCGAATGATCGATACCGATGGTTCTGCTTGGTCAAATGACTTTTATCGTTCATTTATGTTTGAAGAAGCATATGACAAACAAGGAAAATTTTATTTTCCATTGGCAGAAGATAAAAATAGTGAACAACTTAATTCCGTATGGAGTAAAGGAGGAAAATCAGAAACAGCTTTATCTTTTGGTTCAAACTACAGTAATAAATTTTACATCGGTGCTACATTCAGTTTAACTGATTTTCGTTACGAAAAATCTGCTGTATTTACAGAATACGGTATGACAAAAACAGCAGCAGGTATCTCAGCTTTAAATCCAAATTCTGACTATCTAAAACCAGATAAGGAAGAATCTAAATTTGTAGATGTAGATTATGAATTGTTTGATCATTATGGTCAAGTAACACAAGGATCTGGTTTTGATTTCAAACTAGGAATGATCTATAAGCCCACGCCTTCACTTAGTTTAGGATTTACGGCTAAGACACCTACGTTCTTATCGATCACTGACGAATCTACAGCGTACACTGACATCAACTATTTTAGACCTAATGAAGAAACTTCATTTTCGACTTTTAAATCTGACTATTACGACAGTTCTTACGACTACAATTTACAAACTCCATACAAATTATCCGCAGGTGTAACTCAATATTTAGGAGCAGGTCTACTAACTGCTGAGGTAGAATTTGTGGATTATGCAAGTATGCGTTGGAGAGATGTCAATAGCAATAGAATAACAGAAAAACGTATGAATGATAATATCAAAGAAACTTATCAAGCAGCATTCAATGTACGCTTAGGTGGTGAGGTATTATTTGATCAAACATTCAGCGGTAGAGCGGGTTTCAACTTTAATGGTAATCCTTATAAAAATGCGGACTATAAGACTTATGGTATCTCAGCAGGTGTAGGAGCCAAATTAGGCGGAGGTGTTTATCTTGACTTAACAGGCGTTTATAATGCCAATAATTATAAAGAGAGTCCTTATAAAATTACTTATGAAGGTGACTGGAATACTGTCAGCCCACGTGCTGATATTAAAAACAGTAGAACGAACGTCATGTTAACAATAGGATCAAAGTTCTAA
- a CDS encoding NfeD family protein, which translates to MESKISKSFLITVFLSLVLFSSSFAQKVYVFELKDDIGPSSWRTVKQVYDSAQSKKVDYVLMELNTYGGALNFADSIRSKLLDSKIKTIVYINNNAASAGALISLASDYIYIHPGGSIGAASVVNAKGEVLPEKYQSYMRGLMRATAEVKKRDPQLAESFVDPNVSLPHIKKDGQLLTLTSSEAVKFGLAKAEVANREMIYKDLNLNQVQETVYRKGTIDHIISFLINPAVSGVLILLIIGGIYAEMQAPGLGFAIAVAIVAALLFFAPLYIQGLAANWEIAIFVVGLVLLFLEVFIIPGFGIAGILGIIFVICGLTFSLVANDFLDFKLAYPGMLFNSFLLVIGAMILSVVLMVIFGKSLLKAPIFRRLVLKEEQKSEEGYTSSILKSNLLNKVGIAKTVLRPSGKIEIEGVWYDAVALDGFIEEGEEIYVDKHENYNLFVRRKVEQV; encoded by the coding sequence ATGGAAAGCAAAATTAGTAAATCATTTTTAATAACAGTCTTTTTAAGCTTGGTATTATTCTCCTCAAGTTTTGCTCAAAAGGTATATGTATTTGAATTAAAGGATGATATAGGGCCAAGTTCTTGGCGTACTGTTAAGCAAGTTTATGACAGTGCACAGAGTAAAAAGGTAGATTATGTATTAATGGAATTGAATACCTATGGTGGTGCCTTAAATTTTGCAGATTCGATAAGGAGTAAATTACTCGATTCTAAAATCAAAACGATTGTTTATATTAATAATAATGCGGCATCCGCGGGAGCTTTGATTTCCCTAGCCAGTGATTATATTTATATTCATCCGGGCGGCAGTATTGGAGCAGCAAGCGTGGTGAATGCCAAAGGGGAGGTGCTTCCTGAGAAATACCAATCCTATATGCGGGGTTTGATGCGCGCAACTGCTGAAGTTAAAAAGCGTGATCCACAATTAGCTGAATCATTTGTTGATCCCAATGTCTCTTTACCTCATATCAAAAAAGATGGTCAGTTACTTACATTGACCAGTAGTGAAGCTGTGAAATTTGGATTAGCAAAAGCAGAAGTTGCCAACCGGGAGATGATCTATAAGGATCTGAATTTAAATCAAGTGCAAGAGACCGTATATCGCAAAGGAACAATCGACCATATCATCAGTTTTTTAATTAATCCAGCTGTGAGTGGAGTTTTGATTTTGTTGATCATAGGGGGTATCTATGCTGAAATGCAGGCGCCAGGATTAGGATTTGCCATTGCAGTCGCCATTGTAGCCGCGCTGTTGTTTTTTGCTCCGCTTTACATACAAGGTTTAGCCGCCAATTGGGAAATAGCAATTTTTGTCGTTGGTCTTGTGCTTCTCTTTTTAGAAGTTTTTATAATACCTGGTTTTGGAATTGCCGGGATTTTAGGAATAATTTTCGTTATTTGCGGTCTGACGTTTAGTCTCGTTGCCAATGATTTTTTAGATTTTAAACTCGCTTATCCAGGTATGTTATTCAATTCATTTTTATTAGTTATAGGAGCCATGATACTATCTGTCGTATTGATGGTTATATTTGGAAAGAGTTTGTTAAAAGCTCCTATTTTTAGACGTCTTGTGCTGAAAGAAGAACAAAAATCAGAAGAAGGGTACACTTCTTCCATATTAAAATCCAACCTCTTAAATAAGGTGGGGATAGCAAAAACAGTATTACGTCCTTCAGGTAAGATCGAGATTGAGGGGGTGTGGTATGATGCTGTCGCATTAGATGGTTTTATTGAAGAAGGAGAAGAAATCTATGTGGATAAACATGAAAACTATAACTTATTCGTAAGAAGAAAAGTAGAGCAAGTTTAA